ACGAGTGGAGGGTGCCGCGCGGGTCGTGGATGTTATCGCCATCAGCTCCGGTGGTACTCAGGAGGTATTAAAGGTTTTCCCCGATGGTCACGAAGAACGGGTAACGCGCGAACTACCGCCCCGCATCGCTGCTTTGGCCGGGGCACTGCAACGCTGCATTGATAGCGATTTATCCACTCTGGAAAAATTACGCGATAGCGCGGTATTTGTGCTGGCGGCGCGCAAATTGGATGAAGCCTTAGTAGCTCATCGTCGCGTGAAGGCCGAGGAACTGGTGGTGCAGTACGCGCGCAAGGCGGTGGTCGGCGCAATGGCTGCCGTGGCACCAGGAACCGATCTTTTGATCCAGGGTTATCTTGGAATTAATCTTTTGAAAGAACTTTGTGCCCTTTACGAGGTTCCGGTACGGCAGATTGACCTTCAGCATTTGCTAGAACAGTCGGGACGTCATGTTGCCAAGACTCTACCGATTATGCTCGCGGTCGCAGGGAACGGTCTCAAGGCTTTTCCAGGATTGGGGACGGTAGCCGGTGGAATGTTGCATGCGGTCGCCTATGGCCTGATCTTCGACAGTCTGGGCAAGGCTGTGACCCACACCCTGGAGGCCCGTGGCGAGCTTCAATCTGCGCCGGCCGTACTGCTCTTCGAGGAAAAACTTGGTGAAGATTTGGAATCACGCGCGCGAAAATTTGCCAGAATGGCTCTCACACGCCAAATCCCGACTCAAAACGACTCTTGATACCACCCGAGAGACCACTCGTGATGTCTCGCAAGAAGCGGTTGGCCTAGGACGAGAAATCGCCAAGGAAGCCGCCGCTACCAGTCGCACCGCTGCCAAAAGGGCCTTGAGCGCGACTCGTCACGTCCTGGAGGCCTTAGAGGCGCGTCTCAATGATGATGATGAAGAGTCGATCCCGACTCCAACTGGCGATACTCACCTAGACTTGGCCCGCGAAAGTCTCCGCGAGTTGGTGAATGATCCCAGGGTACCTCCAACCGTGCGTGAATCCCTGGCAGAGGATTACCGTCAAGTACAAGCCATGCTTGAAAAAATCGAGCATGGTCAGGTCCACGTCGCCGTATTTGGTCGGGTAAGCGTCGGCAAATCAGCGTTGCTCAACGCGCTTCTGGGTGAAAATCGTTTTCGCACGAGTCCCTTGCATGGTGAAACCCGTACCCATGAAATGGCGGCCTGGGAGGAAGTCCAGACCGGCGGCGTCTTTCTTATTGATACCCCGGGCATTAACGAAGTGGATGGAGTATCGCGCGAACGTCTCGCACACGAGGTAGCAAGTCGCGCCGACCTGGTAATGTTCGTAGTCGATGGAGACATCACCGAAACCGAGCTATCTGCCCTGCGTGTCTTGGCCACCCAGGGGCGCCCGTTGATCCTGGTCTTCAACAAGGCCGACCGTTACACAAGCGCGGAACGGGAACTCTTGATGACTACCTTGGAGGAGCGCACCCTGAATCTGGTGCGCCCTGACTACCTGGTTTGTTCGTCAGCAGCACCTGGCGAGCGCATCTACGTTCAGGTGGATGATCACGGACGCGAGATCGAAATTCGTCGCCGCCCCGAGCCAGATGTGGGAATGCTGCGCGAACGGTTATGGACACTACTGGAGGCCGAGGGCAAGACCCTGGCGGCCCTCAACGCCAGTTTGTTCGCGGGCCGGCTCTCTGACCAGGTCGCCGCGCGGATTCTGGAAGTTAAGCGTGGACTAGCCGAAAAGGTGGTGCGTACCTATTGCATATCTAAAGGAGTGGCGGTGGCAGTCAATCCTATTCCGGTAGTGGATCTGTTTGCTGCCATGATGGTGGATATCTCGATGATTTTGCACCTTTCCCAGATTTATGGATTTTCCGTAAGCAAGGGCGAGGCGAATGATCTAGTCAGGACCATTGC
This Gammaproteobacteria bacterium DNA region includes the following protein-coding sequences:
- a CDS encoding G domain-containing protein, with protein sequence MPEWLSHAKSRLKTTLDTTRETTRDVSQEAVGLGREIAKEAAATSRTAAKRALSATRHVLEALEARLNDDDEESIPTPTGDTHLDLARESLRELVNDPRVPPTVRESLAEDYRQVQAMLEKIEHGQVHVAVFGRVSVGKSALLNALLGENRFRTSPLHGETRTHEMAAWEEVQTGGVFLIDTPGINEVDGVSRERLAHEVASRADLVMFVVDGDITETELSALRVLATQGRPLILVFNKADRYTSAERELLMTTLEERTLNLVRPDYLVCSSAAPGERIYVQVDDHGREIEIRRRPEPDVGMLRERLWTLLEAEGKTLAALNASLFAGRLSDQVAARILEVKRGLAEKVVRTYCISKGVAVAVNPIPVVDLFAAMMVDISMILHLSQIYGFSVSKGEANDLVRTIATQTALLMGTVWAVNLLSSALKATTVGLSTILTAATQGAVAYYATYIIGQAAERFFAQGRSWGEGGPKQVVREILDSLDRDSLIAQARADILERLRMT